The following proteins come from a genomic window of Pirellula staleyi DSM 6068:
- a CDS encoding ATP-binding protein: MFSRLSIKSKLLVCVALLSVATLIVAVSGFRGVYSYRQLARTISLRASELPLAGDLSRTLSDLRVTLSRARQVTSLTLDGEATEIDIVVLRHEFRTKLDAVEGKLQQYRAQLETELPSDPRFGDRSHERKTIDAIERSLKELASSKDQPDWILDPVRVMSLSAQADEVYELSASLPQELHQRMHDFAKEIRIEYRTWIVATWVSTLLAGGLLCAMFVLSYTWIVAPLQVLIDGSRRIAQRDDFDHRIFLKSRDEMAELASALNEMTARFQEIRRDLDDQVKQRTKEVVRSEQLASVGFLAAGVAHEINNPLASIAWCAESLESRLYDILHDDLTKPTEQQSAEIAVLRKYLTRIQDEAFRCKGITDGLLDFSRLGDVEKQATDLGELIEGVIEMVRHLGKYREKQVEFTSEGRVACPVNAQEFKQVMLNLITNGLDSLDPGGIVHVTLKKSGNSAEILVRDNGCGMSPEVLEHLFEPFFTRRRDGQGTGLGLSITYRIVMDHGGSLQPASDGPGKGSRMRLLLPLDAKDKATHERDHEKRQAA; encoded by the coding sequence GTGTTTTCCCGCTTATCCATCAAATCGAAACTGCTCGTCTGCGTGGCGCTCCTCAGCGTCGCCACGTTGATCGTTGCCGTCAGCGGTTTTCGCGGGGTCTACAGCTATCGCCAACTCGCTCGCACCATCAGTCTACGTGCCAGCGAACTCCCACTGGCAGGCGACCTTTCACGCACGCTCAGTGATTTGCGAGTGACCCTCAGCCGCGCACGGCAAGTCACGTCACTCACGCTCGATGGTGAAGCGACGGAAATCGATATCGTGGTGCTGCGTCACGAGTTTCGCACAAAGCTCGATGCGGTCGAAGGAAAGCTTCAGCAGTACCGCGCACAGCTCGAGACGGAACTGCCCAGCGATCCACGTTTTGGCGACCGATCGCACGAACGTAAAACCATCGACGCGATCGAACGATCACTCAAAGAGCTGGCAAGTTCCAAGGATCAGCCCGACTGGATTCTCGATCCCGTGCGCGTGATGTCCCTTTCGGCACAAGCCGACGAGGTGTATGAATTGTCGGCCTCGTTGCCGCAAGAACTGCATCAGCGTATGCACGATTTCGCGAAGGAAATCCGGATCGAATATCGTACCTGGATTGTCGCAACGTGGGTCAGCACGCTACTAGCGGGCGGACTACTGTGCGCGATGTTTGTGCTCTCTTACACCTGGATCGTAGCGCCGCTGCAGGTGCTCATCGATGGCTCGCGGCGCATTGCCCAGCGCGACGATTTCGATCACCGCATTTTTTTGAAATCACGCGATGAAATGGCCGAACTGGCTAGCGCGCTCAATGAAATGACCGCGCGTTTTCAAGAGATTCGTCGCGATCTCGATGATCAAGTGAAACAGCGCACCAAAGAAGTGGTGCGGAGCGAGCAGCTCGCCAGCGTCGGCTTTTTGGCAGCTGGCGTGGCGCACGAAATCAACAATCCACTCGCTTCGATTGCCTGGTGTGCTGAGTCGCTCGAATCGCGGCTGTACGACATTTTGCATGACGATTTGACCAAGCCCACCGAGCAACAAAGCGCTGAAATCGCCGTACTCCGAAAGTACCTCACGCGTATTCAGGACGAAGCGTTCCGCTGCAAAGGAATCACCGACGGCCTGCTCGATTTTTCGCGCCTCGGCGATGTCGAAAAACAAGCCACCGACCTGGGCGAGTTGATCGAAGGTGTGATCGAGATGGTGCGCCATCTCGGCAAATATCGCGAGAAGCAAGTCGAATTCACTTCCGAAGGACGCGTGGCTTGCCCCGTGAATGCACAAGAGTTCAAGCAAGTGATGCTGAACCTGATTACCAACGGCCTCGACAGTTTGGACCCCGGCGGGATTGTGCACGTGACACTCAAAAAGAGTGGAAATTCGGCGGAAATCCTCGTTCGCGACAATGGCTGTGGCATGTCCCCTGAAGTGCTCGAGCACTTGTTTGAACCGTTCTTTACTCGGCGGCGCGATGGTCAGGGAACTGGCCTCGGGCTCTCGATTACGTATCGCATTGTGATGGATCACGGCGGGAGCCTGCAGCCCGCCAGCGATGGACCAGGTAAGGGTTCGCGCATGCGACTCCTCTTGCCACTCGACGCCAAGGATAAGGCGACTCATGAAAGAGACCATGAAAAACGACAAGCCGCTTAA